The following are encoded together in the Gasterosteus aculeatus chromosome 7, fGasAcu3.hap1.1, whole genome shotgun sequence genome:
- the arhgef11 gene encoding rho guanine nucleotide exchange factor 11 isoform X1 encodes MSLRQPTSTLDSPFAAWLSSLTIGDSERKSSAAQQREPMVDIHAESAATGLVQRCVVVQKDQLGFGFTVCGERVKLVQNVRPGGAAVKAGVHEGDRIIKVNGSLVSSMSHQEVVKLIKSGPYAALTLQGPPPFAASLPLDPLPADLPPNKRTSLGGEAPPPPPPPLPSGLSSTPSQRITGPKPLQDPEVQKHASQILRKMLEQEEAELQELMEEQSRNPSPSLGERIESAQRRARQVRVKIQQDLEGTRSECSISYVQAGEGRLSMDSSEGDVEALESPHSSPSFSFRTPLHRRQNSDTHTLSDSGGKAQIIGPEEEDEEEDGYAFNEMDGPFQDIELLKSRPAHMTVFMRYVFTQLLDPNPLLFYLSVEAYLGSSPKDARALAPQICSHFLDTDAPLKIRVREEYLSDIEGRLHAQEDIRGPLSELQQQVLPDVQEQIQDYRNKQTMGLGSLFGEGDLLQLDGDPVKERQVVDRQVTALWEILSKHEEDRSSPLASAVHLYLRHSGIKLRDSKVFPGLSSEKEKWLAFLKTKKPSGTKKEKDGEDKKRNPILKYIGKPRTTSQSTFHVPLSPTEAPVSPVRPGSVRNIIQQFENHTETGEEEGDDGAGADPQRLSSSSLGEDAMASPAVSVRLARSESLKAQGEGRRRGAAAAGESVPRSRSDVDMEDCGEEREGPGLRTLRHSASSASSSSARSLENPTPPYTPRSRRRSVDSPLALLPDAAAALEEELSDGQNWQDTVPPQLLATLSPGEVDRQAVIYELLTTEASHLRTLRVLDQVFFQKMRSVLNSEELACVFPNLPQVYDLHASLCEAMKKRRETAIVQDIGDVMLARFEDAAGDEFQEQASQLCSLQTQALELIKNKQRKDPRFAHIIQECEASPHCRRLQLKDLLVSEMQRLTKYPLLLDKIIKHTEAASSDLPALQRAQACCRGILQAVNEVVRETEHRQRLSQYQRRLDAAPHFKSLDLSTKRMIHEGPLTWKVSKDKQIEIQALLLSDCLLLLQRGPDDRLQLRYPSRWLGGSGGGSVDSKNSFSPLVKLDALLVRPVATDNKALYVISTTERQIYELVAGTSSERNTWKNLLERTISSPGGSSPLINHGPTPICSPSLRSASPVSTGSNAYADNSITEQSDSTDTHSSGDDIALSATADTDQSEGFVGVERKAEGVAESALQDVETLRQLILRDLEEGDAWSHNSGDTPTNETASERSSRRPESLETVLHFSGDEWEAEPVAEAPPPDGEPPGSVQVVRKAVVAGPSSSSSVPDDITADQSSKPRGEAATQGNTFYLVMPTEPGESATDDLSGPRGPPPPPEDGTSPRTQPEEETPAPEEEPGQSGAVRREGGEEAGPSQAGPQSHVIRNVDEIFHTIEGLMSKLRQLREIEKSHQKLLKTLREPFADEEPEDQPRCPATVSRTPSLDRGSADGKAGGPAEPRVQSTGF; translated from the exons ATGAGTCTCCGCCAGCCCACCTCCACGCTGGACAG CCCCTTTGCTGCTTG GCTCAGCAGTCTGACCATCGGCGACTCGGAGCGCAAATCCTCCGCCGCCCAGCAGAGGGAGCCAATGGTGGACATCCACGCTGAGAGTGCAG CTACCGGTCTGGTCCAGAGATGTGTGGTGGTGCAGAAGGACCAGCTGGGCTTCGGCTTCACGGTGTGTGGGGAGAGAGTGAAGCTGGTGCAGAACGTCCGGCCGG GTGGTGCAGCAGTCAAGGCCGGAGTCCACGAAGGGGACCGAATCATAAAG GTCAACGGCTCGCTGGTGTCCTCCATGTCCCATCAGGAGGTGGTAAAGCTCATCAAAT CGGGTCCCTACGCTGCTCTGACACTACAAGGCCCGCCCCCTTTCGCCGCCTCCTTGCCCCTAGACCCCCTCCCCGCTGACCTCCCGCCCAATAAAAGAACGTCTCTGGGTGgggaggctccgccccctccacctccacccctgCCCTCTGGACTGAGCAGCACGCCTTCCCAAAGAATCACCGGACCCAAACCACTGCAG GACCCAGAAGTACAGAAGCACGCTTCTCAGATACTCAGGAAAATGCTGGAGCAGGAAGAGGCTGaactgcag GAGTTGATGGAGGAGCAGTCGAGGAACCCGTCGCCGTCACTGGGCGAGCGGATCGAAAGTGCCCAGAGGAGAGCTCGCCAAGTCCGGGTCAAGATCCAGCAAGACCTG GAGGGGACGAGGTCAGAATGTTCCATAAGCTACGTCCAAGCAGGAGAAG GTCGTCTCTCGATGGACTCGAGCGAAGGAGACGTGGAG gCTCTAGAGAGtccccactcctccccctcaTTCTCCTTCAGGACGCCACTGCACCGACGGCAGAactccgacacacacaccctgtcagACTCG GGCGGGAAGGCCCAGATTATCGGCcccgaggaagaggacgaggaagaggacggcTACGCGTTTAATGAG ATGGACGGCCCGTTCCAGGACATCGAGCTGCTGAAGTCCCGACCGGCTCACATGACGGTGTTCATGAGATACGTCTTCACGCAGCTTCTGGACCCCAACCCCCTG CTCTTCTACCTGTCGGTGGAGGCCTACCTGGGCTCCAGCCCTAAAGACGCCCGAGCGCTGGCCCCGCAGATCTGCTCCCACTTCCTGGACACAGACGCG CCGCTGAAGATCCGAGTCCGAGAGGAGTACCTCTCCGATATCG AGGGGCGACTTCACGCCCAGGAGGACATCAGGGGGCCGCTGtccgagctgcagcagcaggtgctgCCGGACGTCCAGGAGCAGATCCAGGACTACAG GAACAAGCAGACGATGGGCCTGGGCTCTCTGTTCGGGGAGggagacctgctgcagctggacggGGACCCGGTGAAGGAGAGACAGGTGGTGGACAGACAGGTCACCGCCCTGTGGGAAATACT ATCGAAGCACGAAGAGGACCGAAG TTCTCCTCTGGCGTCGGCCGTGCACCTTTACCTGCGGCATTCTGGCATCAAGCTAAGAGACTCCAAGGTCTTCCCTGGTCTGAGCTCGGAGAAGGAGAAGTGGCTGGCGTTCTTAAAGACCAAGAAG CCGAGTGGTACcaagaaagagaaagatggagaggacAAGAAGAGGAATCCCATCCTGAAGTACATCGGCAAACCCAGAACCACCTCCCAGTcca CGTTCCACGTCCCGTTGTCGCCCACCGAAG CGCCCGTGTCTCCAGTCCGACCCGGCAGCGTGAGAAACATCATCCAGCAGTTTGAGAACCACACGGaaacgggggaggaggaaggagacgaCGGCGCCGgcgccgacccccagaggctctcGTCCAGCAGCCTGGGAGAGGACGCCATGGCCAG CCCCGCGGTGTCGGTGCGCCTGGCGCGCAGCGAGTCGCTGAAGGCGCAGGGGGAGGGCCGGCGGCGGGGCGCCGCCGCGGCCGGCGAGTCGGTCCCGCGCTCCCGCAGCGACGTGGACATGGAGGACTGCGGCGAGGAGCGGGAGGGGCCGGGCCTCCGGACGCTGCGGCACAGCGCATCGTCGGCGTCCAGCAGCTCCGCGCG GTCTCTAGAGAACCCTACACCCCCATACACCCCTCGGTCTAGACGCAG GAGTGTGGACTCGCCGCTGGCCCTGCTGCccgacgccgccgccgcgctggaggaggagctgtccGACGGTCAGAACTGGCAGGACACGGTTCCTCCCCAGCTCCTCGCCACCCTCAGCCCCGGGGAGGTGGACCGACAGGCCGTCATCTACG AGCTGCTCACCACCGAGGCGTCCCACCTGCGCACCTTGAGGGTCCTGGACCAGGTCTTCTTCCAGAAGATGAGGTCCGTGCTGAACTCCGAGGAGCTGGCCTGCGTCTTCCCCAACCTGCCGCAGGTCTACGACCTCCACG CGAGTCTGTGCGAGGCGATGAAGAAGCGACGGGAAACGGCCATCGTTCAGGACATCGGGGACGTGATGCTGGCCCGG TTTGAAGATGCAGCCGGCGACGAGTTTCAGGAACAAGCGTCTCAGCTGTGCAGCCTGCAGACTCAGGCTCTGGAGCTCATCAAGAACAAACAGCGTAAAGACCCTCGCTTCGCCCACATcatccag GAGTGCGAGGCGAGTCCTCACTGTCGCAGGCTGCAGCTCAAAGACCTGCTGGTGTCGGAGATGCAGAGGCTCACCAAGTACCCGCTGCTGCTGGACAAGATCATCAAACACACAGAGG ccGCTTCGTCGGACCTCCCCGCGCTGCAGCGCGCCCAGGCCTGTTGCCGGGGGATACTGCAGGCCGTGAACGAGGTCGTCAGGGAAACGGAACACCGGCAGCGCCTCAGCCAATACCAGCGCCGTCTGGACGCTGCCCCGCACTTCAAG AGTCTCGACCTCAGCACTAAGAGAATGATCCACGAAGGTCCTCTCACGTGGAAAGTCAGCAAAGACAAGCAGATcg AGATCCAAGCGCTGCTGCTGTCGGActgcctgctcctcctgcagaggGGGCCGGACGACCGGCTGCAGCTGAGGTACCCGTCCCGCTGGCTGGGGGGCAGCGGGGGCGGCAGCGTGGACAGCAAGAACTCCTTCAGCCCCCTGGTGAAGCTGGACGCGCTGCTGGTGCGGCCGGTAGCCACAG ACAACAAAGCCCTCTACGTCATCAGCACCACCGAGAGGCAGATCTACGAGCTGGTGGCCGGGACGTCCTCGGAGAGAAACAC CTGGAAAAATTTACTGGAAAGGACCATCTCATCGCCGGGCGGTTCATCCCCTCTGATCAACCACGGACCCACACCGATCTG CTCCCCGAGTCTGCGCAGCGCGTCTCCGGTGTCAACAGGCAGCAACGCCTACGCAG ATAACTCCATAACGGAGCAGTCGGATTCCACGGATACACATTCCTCCGGCGACGACATCGCGCTCTCTGCGACCGCCGACACGGACCAATCGGAGGGCTTCGTGGGCGTGGAGCGGAAAGCCGAGGGCGTGGCCGAGTCGGCCCTGCAAGACG tTGAAACACTAAGGCAGCTCATATTGAGAGACTTGGAAGAGGGAGACGCTTGGAGCCACAATTCGGGGGACACGCCCACCAACGAGACGGCCAGCGAGAGGAGCTCGCGGCGGCCGGAGTCCCTGGAGACGGTCCTCCACTTCAGCGGCGACGAGTGGGAGGCCGAGCCCGTCGcagaggctccgccccccgACGGGGAGCCGCCCGGCAGCGTTCAGGTCGTGCGGAAAG CTGTGGTTGCgggtccttcttcttcttcctctgtccctGACGACATCACTGCTGATCAATCATCCAAGCCGAGAGGCGAGGCCGCCACGCAGG GGAACACCTTCTACTTGGTCATGCCCACGGAGCCGGGGGAGAGCGCCACCGATGACCTCAGCGGCCCTCGcggcccccccccgcctccggaGGACGGGACATCGCCACGGACGCAGCCCGAGGAGGAGACGCCGGCCCCCGAGGAGGAGCCCGGCCAATCGGGGGCCGTGcggcgggaggggggcgaggaAGCGGGCCCATCGCAGGCCGGCCCCCAGAGCCACGTGATCAGAAATGTGGACGAGATTTTCCACACGATCGAGGGGTTGATGAGCAAGTTGCGCCAGCTGAGG GAAATCGAGAAGTCCCatcaaaagcttttaaaaaccCTCAGAGAGCCCTTTGCCGATGAGGAGCCGGAGGACCAGCCGCGTTGCCCGGCAACCGTCTCCAGAACACCGAGTCTGGATCGCGGCTCGGCGGACG GCAaagcgggcggcccggcggagCCCAGAGTTCAGTCGACGGGATTCTGA
- the arhgef11 gene encoding rho guanine nucleotide exchange factor 11 isoform X4 produces MSLRQPTSTLDSPFAAWLSSLTIGDSERKSSAAQQREPMVDIHAESAATGLVQRCVVVQKDQLGFGFTVCGERVKLVQNVRPGGAAVKAGVHEGDRIIKVNGSLVSSMSHQEVVKLIKSGPYAALTLQGPPPFAASLPLDPLPADLPPNKRTSLGGEAPPPPPPPLPSGLSSTPSQRITGPKPLQDPEVQKHASQILRKMLEQEEAELQELMEEQSRNPSPSLGERIESAQRRARQVRVKIQQDLEGTRSECSISYVQAGEGRLSMDSSEGDVEALESPHSSPSFSFRTPLHRRQNSDTHTLSDSGGKAQIIGPEEEDEEEDGYAFNEMDGPFQDIELLKSRPAHMTVFMRYVFTQLLDPNPLLFYLSVEAYLGSSPKDARALAPQICSHFLDTDAPLKIRVREEYLSDIEGRLHAQEDIRGPLSELQQQVLPDVQEQIQDYRNKQTMGLGSLFGEGDLLQLDGDPVKERQVVDRQVTALWEILSKHEEDRSSPLASAVHLYLRHSGIKLRDSKVFPGLSSEKEKWLAFLKTKKPSGTKKEKDGEDKKRNPILKYIGKPRTTSQSTFHVPLSPTEAPVSPVRPGSVRNIIQQFENHTETGEEEGDDGAGADPQRLSSSSLGEDAMASPAVSVRLARSESLKAQGEGRRRGAAAAGESVPRSRSDVDMEDCGEEREGPGLRTLRHSASSASSSSARSLENPTPPYTPRSRRRSVDSPLALLPDAAAALEEELSDGQNWQDTVPPQLLATLSPGEVDRQAVIYELLTTEASHLRTLRVLDQVFFQKMRSVLNSEELACVFPNLPQVYDLHASLCEAMKKRRETAIVQDIGDVMLARFEDAAGDEFQEQASQLCSLQTQALELIKNKQRKDPRFAHIIQECEASPHCRRLQLKDLLVSEMQRLTKYPLLLDKIIKHTEAASSDLPALQRAQACCRGILQAVNEVVRETEHRQRLSQYQRRLDAAPHFKSLDLSTKRMIHEGPLTWKVSKDKQIEIQALLLSDCLLLLQRGPDDRLQLRYPSRWLGGSGGGSVDSKNSFSPLVKLDALLVRPVATDNKALYVISTTERQIYELVAGTSSERNTWKNLLERTISSPGGSSPLINHGPTPICSPSLRSASPVSTGSNAYADNSITEQSDSTDTHSSGDDIALSATADTDQSEGFVGVERKAEGVAESALQDVETLRQLILRDLEEGDAWSHNSGDTPTNETASERSSRRPESLETVLHFSGDEWEAEPVAEAPPPDGEPPGSVQVVRKGNTFYLVMPTEPGESATDDLSGPRGPPPPPEDGTSPRTQPEEETPAPEEEPGQSGAVRREGGEEAGPSQAGPQSHVIRNVDEIFHTIEGLMSKLRQLREIEKSHQKLLKTLREPFADEEPEDQPRCPATVSRTPSLDRGSADGKAGGPAEPRVQSTGF; encoded by the exons ATGAGTCTCCGCCAGCCCACCTCCACGCTGGACAG CCCCTTTGCTGCTTG GCTCAGCAGTCTGACCATCGGCGACTCGGAGCGCAAATCCTCCGCCGCCCAGCAGAGGGAGCCAATGGTGGACATCCACGCTGAGAGTGCAG CTACCGGTCTGGTCCAGAGATGTGTGGTGGTGCAGAAGGACCAGCTGGGCTTCGGCTTCACGGTGTGTGGGGAGAGAGTGAAGCTGGTGCAGAACGTCCGGCCGG GTGGTGCAGCAGTCAAGGCCGGAGTCCACGAAGGGGACCGAATCATAAAG GTCAACGGCTCGCTGGTGTCCTCCATGTCCCATCAGGAGGTGGTAAAGCTCATCAAAT CGGGTCCCTACGCTGCTCTGACACTACAAGGCCCGCCCCCTTTCGCCGCCTCCTTGCCCCTAGACCCCCTCCCCGCTGACCTCCCGCCCAATAAAAGAACGTCTCTGGGTGgggaggctccgccccctccacctccacccctgCCCTCTGGACTGAGCAGCACGCCTTCCCAAAGAATCACCGGACCCAAACCACTGCAG GACCCAGAAGTACAGAAGCACGCTTCTCAGATACTCAGGAAAATGCTGGAGCAGGAAGAGGCTGaactgcag GAGTTGATGGAGGAGCAGTCGAGGAACCCGTCGCCGTCACTGGGCGAGCGGATCGAAAGTGCCCAGAGGAGAGCTCGCCAAGTCCGGGTCAAGATCCAGCAAGACCTG GAGGGGACGAGGTCAGAATGTTCCATAAGCTACGTCCAAGCAGGAGAAG GTCGTCTCTCGATGGACTCGAGCGAAGGAGACGTGGAG gCTCTAGAGAGtccccactcctccccctcaTTCTCCTTCAGGACGCCACTGCACCGACGGCAGAactccgacacacacaccctgtcagACTCG GGCGGGAAGGCCCAGATTATCGGCcccgaggaagaggacgaggaagaggacggcTACGCGTTTAATGAG ATGGACGGCCCGTTCCAGGACATCGAGCTGCTGAAGTCCCGACCGGCTCACATGACGGTGTTCATGAGATACGTCTTCACGCAGCTTCTGGACCCCAACCCCCTG CTCTTCTACCTGTCGGTGGAGGCCTACCTGGGCTCCAGCCCTAAAGACGCCCGAGCGCTGGCCCCGCAGATCTGCTCCCACTTCCTGGACACAGACGCG CCGCTGAAGATCCGAGTCCGAGAGGAGTACCTCTCCGATATCG AGGGGCGACTTCACGCCCAGGAGGACATCAGGGGGCCGCTGtccgagctgcagcagcaggtgctgCCGGACGTCCAGGAGCAGATCCAGGACTACAG GAACAAGCAGACGATGGGCCTGGGCTCTCTGTTCGGGGAGggagacctgctgcagctggacggGGACCCGGTGAAGGAGAGACAGGTGGTGGACAGACAGGTCACCGCCCTGTGGGAAATACT ATCGAAGCACGAAGAGGACCGAAG TTCTCCTCTGGCGTCGGCCGTGCACCTTTACCTGCGGCATTCTGGCATCAAGCTAAGAGACTCCAAGGTCTTCCCTGGTCTGAGCTCGGAGAAGGAGAAGTGGCTGGCGTTCTTAAAGACCAAGAAG CCGAGTGGTACcaagaaagagaaagatggagaggacAAGAAGAGGAATCCCATCCTGAAGTACATCGGCAAACCCAGAACCACCTCCCAGTcca CGTTCCACGTCCCGTTGTCGCCCACCGAAG CGCCCGTGTCTCCAGTCCGACCCGGCAGCGTGAGAAACATCATCCAGCAGTTTGAGAACCACACGGaaacgggggaggaggaaggagacgaCGGCGCCGgcgccgacccccagaggctctcGTCCAGCAGCCTGGGAGAGGACGCCATGGCCAG CCCCGCGGTGTCGGTGCGCCTGGCGCGCAGCGAGTCGCTGAAGGCGCAGGGGGAGGGCCGGCGGCGGGGCGCCGCCGCGGCCGGCGAGTCGGTCCCGCGCTCCCGCAGCGACGTGGACATGGAGGACTGCGGCGAGGAGCGGGAGGGGCCGGGCCTCCGGACGCTGCGGCACAGCGCATCGTCGGCGTCCAGCAGCTCCGCGCG GTCTCTAGAGAACCCTACACCCCCATACACCCCTCGGTCTAGACGCAG GAGTGTGGACTCGCCGCTGGCCCTGCTGCccgacgccgccgccgcgctggaggaggagctgtccGACGGTCAGAACTGGCAGGACACGGTTCCTCCCCAGCTCCTCGCCACCCTCAGCCCCGGGGAGGTGGACCGACAGGCCGTCATCTACG AGCTGCTCACCACCGAGGCGTCCCACCTGCGCACCTTGAGGGTCCTGGACCAGGTCTTCTTCCAGAAGATGAGGTCCGTGCTGAACTCCGAGGAGCTGGCCTGCGTCTTCCCCAACCTGCCGCAGGTCTACGACCTCCACG CGAGTCTGTGCGAGGCGATGAAGAAGCGACGGGAAACGGCCATCGTTCAGGACATCGGGGACGTGATGCTGGCCCGG TTTGAAGATGCAGCCGGCGACGAGTTTCAGGAACAAGCGTCTCAGCTGTGCAGCCTGCAGACTCAGGCTCTGGAGCTCATCAAGAACAAACAGCGTAAAGACCCTCGCTTCGCCCACATcatccag GAGTGCGAGGCGAGTCCTCACTGTCGCAGGCTGCAGCTCAAAGACCTGCTGGTGTCGGAGATGCAGAGGCTCACCAAGTACCCGCTGCTGCTGGACAAGATCATCAAACACACAGAGG ccGCTTCGTCGGACCTCCCCGCGCTGCAGCGCGCCCAGGCCTGTTGCCGGGGGATACTGCAGGCCGTGAACGAGGTCGTCAGGGAAACGGAACACCGGCAGCGCCTCAGCCAATACCAGCGCCGTCTGGACGCTGCCCCGCACTTCAAG AGTCTCGACCTCAGCACTAAGAGAATGATCCACGAAGGTCCTCTCACGTGGAAAGTCAGCAAAGACAAGCAGATcg AGATCCAAGCGCTGCTGCTGTCGGActgcctgctcctcctgcagaggGGGCCGGACGACCGGCTGCAGCTGAGGTACCCGTCCCGCTGGCTGGGGGGCAGCGGGGGCGGCAGCGTGGACAGCAAGAACTCCTTCAGCCCCCTGGTGAAGCTGGACGCGCTGCTGGTGCGGCCGGTAGCCACAG ACAACAAAGCCCTCTACGTCATCAGCACCACCGAGAGGCAGATCTACGAGCTGGTGGCCGGGACGTCCTCGGAGAGAAACAC CTGGAAAAATTTACTGGAAAGGACCATCTCATCGCCGGGCGGTTCATCCCCTCTGATCAACCACGGACCCACACCGATCTG CTCCCCGAGTCTGCGCAGCGCGTCTCCGGTGTCAACAGGCAGCAACGCCTACGCAG ATAACTCCATAACGGAGCAGTCGGATTCCACGGATACACATTCCTCCGGCGACGACATCGCGCTCTCTGCGACCGCCGACACGGACCAATCGGAGGGCTTCGTGGGCGTGGAGCGGAAAGCCGAGGGCGTGGCCGAGTCGGCCCTGCAAGACG tTGAAACACTAAGGCAGCTCATATTGAGAGACTTGGAAGAGGGAGACGCTTGGAGCCACAATTCGGGGGACACGCCCACCAACGAGACGGCCAGCGAGAGGAGCTCGCGGCGGCCGGAGTCCCTGGAGACGGTCCTCCACTTCAGCGGCGACGAGTGGGAGGCCGAGCCCGTCGcagaggctccgccccccgACGGGGAGCCGCCCGGCAGCGTTCAGGTCGTGCGGAAAG GGAACACCTTCTACTTGGTCATGCCCACGGAGCCGGGGGAGAGCGCCACCGATGACCTCAGCGGCCCTCGcggcccccccccgcctccggaGGACGGGACATCGCCACGGACGCAGCCCGAGGAGGAGACGCCGGCCCCCGAGGAGGAGCCCGGCCAATCGGGGGCCGTGcggcgggaggggggcgaggaAGCGGGCCCATCGCAGGCCGGCCCCCAGAGCCACGTGATCAGAAATGTGGACGAGATTTTCCACACGATCGAGGGGTTGATGAGCAAGTTGCGCCAGCTGAGG GAAATCGAGAAGTCCCatcaaaagcttttaaaaaccCTCAGAGAGCCCTTTGCCGATGAGGAGCCGGAGGACCAGCCGCGTTGCCCGGCAACCGTCTCCAGAACACCGAGTCTGGATCGCGGCTCGGCGGACG GCAaagcgggcggcccggcggagCCCAGAGTTCAGTCGACGGGATTCTGA